A genomic region of Paenibacillus sp. PL2-23 contains the following coding sequences:
- the pruA gene encoding L-glutamate gamma-semialdehyde dehydrogenase, whose protein sequence is MREPFRNEPFTDFTLSDSISDFQAALRSVESQLGLEYRLKIGSDRIETTNKRKSINPSEFKQIVGIVSQGDANYAHKAILAAAAAFEDWKRVPPAARARVLYKAAAILRRRKHEFSAWMVYEAGKTWVEADGDTAEAIDFMEFYGREMERLAERQPLVPFQGEDNELTYMPLGVGIVIPPWNFPLAIMVGMTMASVVAGNTVVLKPASPTAVIAAKFIELLEEAGLPDGVVNYLPGAGGDIGDFLVEHPLTRFVCFTGSREVGLRINERAAAVQQDQKWIKRVIAEMGGKDTIIVAEDADLDLAAEAITASAFGFSGQKCSACSRAVIEEAVYEDVLERVVKRTAALKIGLAAEQSTEIGPVIDERAYINILKYIEVGRTEGTLVLGGSKRGGTGYFIEPTIIRDVAPYARIAQEEIFGPVLAFIKAANFDAALDIANNTAFGLTGAVISRDRAKLEKAREEFHVGNLYLNRKCTGALVGVQPFGGFNMSGTDSKAGGRDYLLLLTQAKVVSERF, encoded by the coding sequence ATGCGGGAGCCTTTCCGGAACGAGCCGTTTACGGATTTCACCTTAAGCGACTCTATCTCAGATTTTCAAGCCGCGCTGCGAAGCGTGGAGTCCCAGCTTGGCCTCGAATATCGACTGAAGATCGGTTCCGACCGCATCGAAACGACGAATAAGCGGAAGTCGATTAATCCTTCCGAATTTAAGCAGATTGTAGGTATCGTCTCGCAGGGGGACGCGAATTATGCCCACAAAGCGATACTGGCTGCGGCCGCAGCCTTCGAGGACTGGAAGCGGGTTCCGCCCGCGGCACGGGCCAGAGTGCTGTACAAAGCGGCGGCGATTCTGCGACGCCGCAAGCATGAATTCTCCGCGTGGATGGTGTACGAAGCGGGCAAAACCTGGGTGGAGGCGGACGGCGATACGGCGGAAGCGATCGATTTCATGGAATTCTACGGCCGTGAGATGGAGCGACTGGCAGAACGGCAGCCGTTGGTGCCCTTCCAGGGTGAAGACAACGAGCTGACCTATATGCCGCTTGGCGTCGGCATCGTCATTCCGCCGTGGAACTTCCCGCTTGCCATTATGGTCGGTATGACGATGGCTTCTGTCGTTGCGGGCAATACGGTTGTGCTGAAGCCGGCAAGCCCGACCGCGGTAATTGCCGCCAAGTTCATTGAGCTGCTGGAGGAAGCGGGCTTGCCGGATGGGGTTGTGAATTATTTGCCCGGGGCCGGAGGCGATATCGGCGATTTCCTGGTGGAGCATCCCCTGACAAGATTTGTTTGCTTTACGGGCTCGCGGGAGGTAGGTCTCCGTATCAATGAACGAGCGGCAGCGGTACAGCAGGATCAGAAGTGGATCAAACGTGTCATTGCGGAGATGGGCGGCAAGGACACCATCATTGTGGCGGAGGATGCCGATCTGGATCTGGCGGCAGAGGCGATTACCGCCTCGGCGTTCGGCTTCTCGGGACAGAAGTGCTCTGCCTGCTCGCGGGCTGTCATTGAGGAAGCCGTCTACGAGGATGTGCTGGAGAGGGTAGTAAAGCGCACGGCAGCGCTGAAGATCGGGCTTGCAGCGGAGCAGTCGACGGAGATTGGTCCGGTCATCGACGAGCGGGCTTATATTAATATCTTGAAATATATCGAGGTGGGACGCACGGAAGGCACGCTAGTGCTGGGAGGCAGCAAGCGGGGCGGCACAGGCTATTTCATAGAACCTACGATTATTCGTGATGTGGCTCCTTACGCAAGAATCGCCCAGGAGGAAATATTTGGTCCGGTGCTTGCGTTCATCAAGGCCGCGAATTTCGACGCGGCGCTTGATATCGCAAACAATACGGCATTCGGCTTGACCGGGGCTGTCATCTCGCGCGACCGCGCGAAGCTGGAGAAGGCCAGGGAAGAGTTCCATGTGGGCAATCTGTACTTGAATCGCAAGTGCACGGGGGCTCTCGTCGGCGTTCAGCCATTCGGCGGCTTTAATATGTCCGGCACCGATTCCAAGGCGGGCGGACGGGACTATTTGCTGCTGCTCACCCAGGCTAAGGTCGTGTCGGAGCGGTTTTGA
- a CDS encoding sugar phosphate isomerase/epimerase family protein yields the protein MASPIMTNKIGVIVDSFQVGVREGLQKAKQVGADGVQIYAVKGEMDPDNLSPAARKELRSYIESLGLQISALVGDLGGHGFQDSAQNLYKIDKSKRIMELGMELGTNIITTHIGIVPDDTNSQVYESMHAACEELSRFASGMGAYFAIETGPETSQHLKSFLDSLGSRGVSVNFDPANMVMVTGDDPVQGVYMLKDYIVHTHAKDGVKLGSIDPRDVYGFYGYEAELDHEKVASMAESGEAFREVPLGEGSVDWNAYLQALKDIGYGGYLTIEREVGTNPEGDIRLAVEFLKKYRR from the coding sequence ATGGCATCTCCGATTATGACGAATAAGATTGGCGTTATCGTGGACAGCTTCCAGGTCGGCGTAAGAGAAGGACTGCAGAAGGCGAAGCAGGTTGGGGCGGATGGCGTACAGATCTATGCGGTGAAGGGCGAGATGGACCCTGACAATCTATCGCCTGCGGCGCGCAAGGAGCTGAGGTCGTATATAGAGTCGCTGGGCTTGCAGATATCAGCGCTTGTCGGCGATCTTGGCGGCCATGGCTTCCAGGATTCTGCCCAGAATCTGTACAAGATCGATAAATCGAAACGAATTATGGAGCTTGGCATGGAGCTTGGCACGAATATTATTACGACGCATATCGGCATTGTGCCAGACGACACGAACAGCCAAGTGTATGAATCCATGCATGCGGCTTGTGAGGAGCTTAGCCGCTTTGCCAGCGGGATGGGCGCATACTTCGCAATCGAGACGGGACCGGAGACGTCCCAGCATCTGAAATCCTTCCTCGACAGTCTTGGATCGAGAGGCGTATCCGTTAACTTCGATCCCGCGAACATGGTAATGGTGACCGGCGATGACCCTGTACAGGGTGTATATATGCTGAAGGACTACATCGTGCATACCCATGCCAAGGACGGCGTGAAGCTGGGCAGCATCGATCCCAGGGACGTCTACGGCTTTTATGGGTACGAGGCGGAGCTCGATCACGAGAAGGTTGCCTCCATGGCGGAATCCGGCGAGGCGTTCCGCGAGGTGCCCCTTGGAGAAGGCAGCGTCGACTGGAACGCTTACCTTCAGGCATTAAAGGACATTGGGTACGGAGGCTATCTGACGATTGAGCGCGAGGTTGGAACAAATCCGGAGGGGGACATTCGGCTAGCCGTTGAGTTTCTGAAAAAGTATAGACGTTAA
- a CDS encoding methyl-accepting chemotaxis protein, which produces MNRLLTRMVLFFSCLIIAAVVVLGFTIYRSSMSLVESSLGAQAQLAAENAAKLIDPEKYAALTPDAGETAYYYELREQLNELRELNGLKYLYTLGRGEEGGQYYYYYMVDGAPMDVSEDDFSPIGTREDYAYPGMLQAFAEGNPVVGELTNDEQYGATITAYVPLQDADGALMGLIGADFDSTKVYALMADNTRTTLIVAGAIIAAGIALVFALASYLTRPLQQLTTTVAKVREGDMTVDIGIKRKDEIGHLAMTFQQLVSNTRTVIRSMRDNSERLLTASEGVSHHARSTTEASRQIAASIHEASAGASTQVSRATDMTKAVESVARSMQRITESAGVVSEIAQDTKERSDRGKVLIGSAVSEMERIGEAAGAMLEATKRLESRSGEIGGITSVLADIASQTNLLALNAAIEAANAGEHGRGFAVVADQVRKLAVQSRTFAEQIAGLIEATRAETVQLSADMADNAVKVKDGIGVVKEAGETFYAIVNGLDLVHAQLQEMYAASQEVSAESEEVAASVEEMERISRNAAQHFQGIADSSGAQIISMDEVAVSAESLRGISNELDALNRRFTV; this is translated from the coding sequence TTGAATCGTTTGCTGACTCGCATGGTTTTGTTTTTCTCTTGTTTAATTATTGCCGCGGTGGTCGTGTTAGGCTTCACGATTTACCGTTCCTCCATGAGTCTTGTTGAAAGCTCGCTGGGGGCGCAGGCCCAGCTGGCGGCCGAGAATGCCGCCAAGCTTATCGATCCTGAGAAGTATGCGGCATTGACGCCGGATGCAGGAGAAACGGCTTATTATTACGAGCTGCGAGAGCAGCTGAACGAGCTGCGAGAGCTGAACGGGCTTAAGTACTTATACACGTTAGGGCGTGGTGAGGAAGGTGGCCAATACTATTATTATTATATGGTTGACGGCGCGCCTATGGACGTTTCTGAGGATGATTTCTCGCCAATCGGCACAAGAGAGGATTACGCTTATCCCGGTATGCTTCAAGCGTTCGCGGAAGGGAATCCTGTTGTTGGAGAGCTGACCAACGATGAGCAATACGGAGCGACGATTACGGCATATGTGCCGCTTCAGGATGCGGATGGTGCATTAATGGGGCTTATCGGCGCGGACTTCGATTCCACCAAGGTGTATGCGCTAATGGCGGACAATACTAGGACGACGCTGATCGTTGCGGGTGCCATTATTGCGGCAGGCATCGCGCTGGTCTTCGCCCTGGCAAGCTATTTGACACGGCCGCTGCAGCAGCTGACAACAACGGTTGCCAAAGTGAGAGAAGGCGATATGACTGTGGATATCGGGATCAAGCGCAAGGACGAGATTGGCCATCTGGCGATGACGTTCCAGCAGCTTGTGAGCAATACAAGAACGGTTATTCGCAGCATGAGAGACAATTCGGAACGGCTGCTGACGGCTTCGGAAGGCGTGTCCCACCATGCAAGGAGCACAACGGAGGCAAGCCGGCAGATCGCAGCCAGCATTCATGAAGCCTCCGCAGGGGCTTCCACCCAGGTAAGCCGTGCGACCGATATGACCAAGGCGGTAGAAAGCGTAGCTCGCAGCATGCAGCGGATTACGGAATCGGCGGGCGTAGTGTCTGAGATTGCCCAGGATACTAAGGAACGCTCCGATCGGGGCAAGGTGCTTATCGGCAGCGCGGTATCGGAGATGGAGAGGATCGGAGAAGCAGCGGGCGCCATGCTGGAGGCAACGAAGCGGCTTGAGAGCCGCTCTGGAGAGATTGGCGGCATTACGTCTGTGCTGGCGGATATTGCTTCGCAGACGAACCTACTGGCTCTGAATGCGGCGATCGAAGCCGCAAACGCCGGTGAGCACGGGAGAGGTTTTGCGGTTGTTGCGGATCAGGTGCGAAAGCTTGCGGTGCAATCCCGCACGTTTGCGGAGCAGATCGCGGGACTTATCGAAGCGACTCGCGCAGAGACAGTCCAGCTGTCGGCGGACATGGCGGACAATGCCGTTAAGGTGAAGGACGGAATCGGAGTGGTTAAGGAAGCCGGAGAGACCTTCTACGCGATCGTGAATGGGCTGGATTTGGTTCACGCCCAGCTGCAGGAGATGTACGCCGCGTCGCAAGAGGTATCCGCCGAATCGGAGGAGGTGGCGGCGAGCGTGGAGGAGATGGAGCGGATATCCCGCAACGCCGCCCAGCATTTCCAGGGCATCGCGGACAGCTCTGGCGCTCAGATCATATCGATGGATGAGGTGGCGGTATCCGCTGAATCGCTCCGTGGCATATCGAACGAGCTGGACGCTTTGAATCGGCGGTTTACGGTTTAA
- a CDS encoding metal-dependent hydrolase, whose product MRGKTHLAIGVAIGAGAAVYFSPDLTHAHTYIGAAAFSALAADLDGTSMLSGKLTKASRQIRQYAVWVGCICAAAVLYLWLAGHTVRLEIACAGISAMLIGLTMSTGAIRNALVSLVGIGVAALGLSRGEWWLIGVGVFIAWAPWLNHRGLTHTLWMIPLWWWLGTGLEQDLQVEGLAITAALGYLSHLAADTLTPSGVKWLYPLTKFTFRIKV is encoded by the coding sequence ATGAGGGGAAAAACGCATTTGGCGATCGGAGTCGCCATCGGCGCGGGGGCGGCAGTCTACTTTTCGCCGGATTTAACGCACGCGCACACTTATATCGGAGCTGCGGCCTTCTCGGCGCTTGCTGCAGATTTGGACGGCACCAGCATGCTGAGCGGCAAGCTGACCAAGGCCAGCAGACAAATTCGTCAATACGCCGTATGGGTCGGCTGCATATGCGCGGCTGCAGTCCTCTATCTATGGCTCGCCGGTCACACCGTCCGGCTGGAAATCGCATGCGCGGGCATCTCCGCCATGCTGATCGGCTTAACAATGAGCACTGGCGCGATTCGTAATGCTCTAGTCAGCCTTGTCGGCATTGGCGTTGCGGCGCTTGGACTGTCCAGAGGAGAATGGTGGCTGATCGGAGTGGGTGTCTTCATCGCTTGGGCGCCGTGGCTGAATCACCGGGGACTCACGCATACCCTATGGATGATTCCTCTCTGGTGGTGGCTCGGCACAGGGCTTGAGCAGGATCTTCAGGTAGAGGGGTTGGCCATAACCGCAGCGCTTGGATACTTGTCCCATCTCGCAGCGGACACCCTCACGCCGAGCGGCGTGAAGTGGCTGTACCCGCTAACCAAATTCACTTTCAGAATCAAGGTTTAA
- a CDS encoding DUF6509 family protein has protein sequence MFEIREFTIEKLRDPYRILSGDRFELYMELEIDEEDELYMEEGVRLRVIYVKEESSASRIVKYEFLNAGSGAYIDMEMTEEEEAFIDAFCKERLELPLEE, from the coding sequence ATGTTTGAAATTAGGGAATTTACGATTGAGAAGCTAAGGGATCCATACCGCATCTTGTCCGGCGATCGCTTCGAGCTGTATATGGAGCTGGAGATTGATGAGGAGGACGAGCTGTATATGGAGGAAGGGGTCAGGCTTCGCGTTATTTACGTCAAGGAAGAGTCTAGCGCGTCCCGTATTGTAAAATATGAATTTCTGAATGCAGGGAGCGGCGCTTACATCGATATGGAGATGACGGAGGAGGAGGAGGCGTTTATCGACGCCTTCTGCAAGGAGCGGCTGGAATTGCCTCTGGAGGAATAG
- a CDS encoding manganese-dependent inorganic pyrophosphatase, translating to MAKTLIFGHKNPDTDTITSAIAYAELKTKLGADVEAVRLGEVNGETAFALQTFGIEAPRLVENVADEAKDVILVDHNERQQSANDIDKVRVVEVIDHHRIANFETAGPLYFRAEPVGCTATILLKLYKENGVEIRKEIAGLMLSAIISDSLLFKSPTCTEQDVAAARELAAIAGVDAETYGLDMLKAGADLSDKTIEQLISIDAKEFSMGSYKVEIAQVNAVDVNDVLSRQAELEEALNGIIASKGLDLFLLVVTDILNNDSIGLALGSQAQGVEKAFGVKLENNKALLQGVVSRKSQIVPPLTEALSAL from the coding sequence ATGGCAAAAACGCTTATTTTCGGGCACAAAAACCCGGACACGGACACCATTACATCGGCAATCGCTTATGCGGAGCTGAAAACAAAGCTGGGAGCTGACGTTGAGGCGGTTCGTCTTGGCGAAGTAAATGGAGAGACGGCTTTCGCACTGCAAACATTCGGCATCGAGGCGCCGCGCCTCGTGGAGAACGTTGCGGACGAAGCGAAGGATGTTATTCTGGTTGACCACAACGAGCGCCAGCAAAGCGCTAACGATATCGATAAAGTGCGCGTTGTCGAGGTTATCGACCATCACCGGATCGCCAACTTCGAGACAGCGGGCCCGCTGTACTTCCGCGCAGAGCCAGTAGGCTGCACAGCAACGATTCTGCTGAAGCTGTACAAGGAGAACGGCGTGGAGATCCGCAAGGAAATTGCCGGTCTTATGCTGTCGGCAATCATCTCCGACTCCCTGCTGTTCAAATCGCCGACTTGCACCGAGCAAGACGTAGCGGCTGCTCGCGAGCTGGCAGCTATCGCAGGCGTAGACGCAGAGACTTATGGATTGGACATGCTCAAGGCTGGCGCTGATCTTAGCGACAAGACGATTGAGCAGCTGATCTCTATCGACGCGAAGGAATTTTCGATGGGCAGCTACAAGGTCGAAATCGCGCAAGTCAACGCTGTTGACGTAAACGATGTGCTGAGCCGCCAGGCAGAGCTTGAAGAAGCGCTGAACGGTATTATCGCTTCCAAAGGCCTGGATCTGTTCCTGCTGGTTGTGACAGACATTCTGAACAACGATTCCATCGGTCTGGCGCTTGGCAGCCAGGCGCAAGGCGTGGAGAAGGCGTTCGGCGTGAAGCTGGAGAACAACAAAGCGCTGCTCCAAGGCGTCGTATCCCGCAAATCGCAAATCGTGCCTCCGCTGACTGAGGCGCTGAGCGCTCTGTAA
- a CDS encoding GerAB/ArcD/ProY family transporter codes for MKKEQISHMQAGVLLFVFMTGSSIINIPGPLIAKAGNGAWISLLLSGAWGLCVLSMLLFLYKRFPELSYIDYSRKLIGHVPTLLFGLMTLTFLFQMLSAIVMDVGLFMVTSMLRQTPVYVFTSLILLIAAMTVRAGIEVIARMFMIIMMFSVFFISITLLLAIPDYHPEFLLPIIPKGIKPVLHGAYFTFGFPYAEVFMFGMIMQHVGIKYRHKVSRCMLIALGLNVITLMISVVSSIMIFGPYASVQPYVLFAVARLVEFQEIIQRIESIIGMSLILGSYMKATITLHVICLFLARLFGLENSSALALPVAFLCFIAGLVTFDGPSQWGMVVTAVHPLWAFAVFFLPVAILTVTAAVRRNV; via the coding sequence ATGAAGAAGGAGCAGATCAGCCACATGCAAGCGGGAGTACTACTCTTTGTATTTATGACGGGGTCCTCCATTATTAATATTCCGGGTCCTCTTATTGCCAAAGCTGGCAATGGCGCATGGATTTCTCTGCTGCTGTCCGGCGCCTGGGGTCTCTGTGTGCTGTCCATGCTGCTTTTCCTGTACAAACGATTTCCAGAGCTTAGCTATATCGACTACAGCCGCAAGCTAATCGGACATGTGCCAACGCTGTTATTTGGCCTCATGACGCTCACCTTTCTGTTCCAGATGCTATCGGCTATTGTGATGGATGTTGGTTTGTTTATGGTGACCTCCATGCTGCGGCAGACGCCCGTCTATGTGTTCACTTCATTGATCCTGCTCATCGCTGCGATGACGGTCAGGGCGGGCATTGAGGTTATCGCCCGAATGTTCATGATCATTATGATGTTCAGCGTATTTTTTATATCCATTACATTATTGCTCGCGATCCCTGACTATCACCCCGAATTTCTGCTGCCGATTATTCCGAAGGGGATCAAGCCTGTGCTGCACGGCGCATACTTCACATTCGGCTTTCCTTATGCCGAGGTATTTATGTTCGGGATGATTATGCAGCATGTGGGGATCAAATATAGGCACAAGGTTTCAAGGTGCATGCTGATTGCGCTTGGCCTGAATGTCATTACCTTGATGATATCGGTGGTCAGCTCGATTATGATATTCGGCCCATATGCGAGCGTTCAGCCATATGTGCTGTTTGCGGTGGCGCGGCTTGTGGAATTTCAGGAAATCATTCAGCGCATTGAATCGATTATCGGCATGTCGCTCATATTGGGCTCTTATATGAAAGCGACGATTACCCTGCATGTTATCTGCCTGTTTCTTGCGCGTCTCTTCGGGCTGGAGAACAGCTCAGCGCTTGCGCTGCCGGTTGCGTTCCTCTGCTTTATCGCAGGGCTGGTTACCTTTGATGGTCCTTCGCAATGGGGAATGGTTGTGACGGCTGTGCACCCCTTATGGGCGTTTGCTGTTTTTTTTCTGCCGGTTGCCATTCTGACGGTGACAGCGGCGGTTAGGAGAAATGTGTAG
- a CDS encoding spore germination protein, with product MSKETEAATMGQELSSDLEQNLRQLKRIFQGSGDILFRPWGYGSDYSSKACSIYYSTLVQEDAVNYMKLSLQDLEKHEVGPGTGVSLEKLQLFFENNGASTRKAMLVDHMTQLVEEISNGKLVILFDGWSKALSYQAQSVETRQINEPVNESVVLGPRESTVENLEKNLGLLRLRLKTPKFKIEMVTGGGGTQTTIAYGYIEGTVDDELLTEFKQRMKQMESTEILETSYIEQLIEDSVWSPFPQHRYTERTDMAVAALLDGKIVVLVQGTGGMLLCPGLFPEFFQSSEDYYQRTVISSMIRWLRIVAFIIALTLPSIYIALSTFHPELIPTVLLLAILNAREGIPLPAFFEALLMEFFFELMREAGVRLPRPIGSAVSIVGALVIGDAAISAGIASPIMVIVVALTGIASFSIPQYGMAIALRILRFPLMISAAVLGGFGMMICILFMLLHLCKLRSLGQPYLAGLGPFRVQDLRDIVMRVPLKKLLRSPRSLHKR from the coding sequence GTGAGTAAAGAGACGGAAGCGGCGACAATGGGGCAGGAGCTCTCTTCTGATCTGGAGCAGAACCTGCGGCAGCTTAAGCGTATATTCCAAGGCAGCGGAGATATCCTGTTCAGGCCTTGGGGCTACGGTTCGGACTACAGCAGCAAAGCGTGCTCGATTTACTATAGCACGCTGGTCCAAGAGGATGCGGTCAACTATATGAAGTTGTCGCTGCAGGACCTCGAGAAGCATGAGGTGGGTCCAGGAACAGGAGTTTCCTTGGAGAAGCTTCAGCTTTTTTTTGAAAACAACGGGGCATCGACACGGAAAGCGATGCTTGTGGATCATATGACGCAGCTCGTAGAGGAAATTTCAAACGGAAAGCTGGTCATCTTATTCGATGGCTGGAGCAAGGCGCTGAGCTATCAAGCGCAATCGGTGGAAACCAGGCAGATTAATGAGCCGGTGAATGAATCCGTTGTGTTGGGACCACGCGAGAGCACAGTAGAAAATTTAGAAAAAAACTTAGGCTTGCTCAGGCTGAGACTCAAAACGCCAAAATTTAAAATTGAGATGGTGACGGGTGGCGGTGGAACCCAAACCACAATAGCATACGGCTATATCGAAGGGACGGTCGACGACGAGCTGCTGACGGAATTTAAGCAAAGAATGAAGCAAATGGAGTCAACGGAAATACTGGAGACGTCTTATATCGAGCAGCTTATTGAGGATTCTGTCTGGTCCCCGTTCCCCCAGCATCGCTATACCGAAAGAACGGATATGGCGGTCGCCGCTCTGCTTGACGGCAAAATTGTCGTTCTTGTACAGGGCACGGGAGGCATGCTTTTATGCCCCGGATTATTCCCGGAATTTTTCCAATCCAGCGAGGATTATTACCAGCGCACCGTGATCTCCTCCATGATTCGCTGGCTGCGCATTGTTGCGTTTATTATCGCGCTTACCTTGCCCAGCATCTATATCGCGCTGTCGACCTTTCACCCCGAGCTGATACCGACAGTGCTACTGCTGGCGATACTGAACGCGAGAGAAGGCATACCGCTGCCGGCTTTTTTCGAAGCGCTGCTGATGGAGTTTTTTTTCGAGCTGATGCGGGAGGCCGGCGTCAGGCTGCCTCGTCCAATCGGATCGGCGGTCAGTATCGTTGGCGCGCTTGTTATCGGTGACGCGGCGATCAGCGCAGGCATTGCGTCTCCTATTATGGTTATTGTCGTTGCGCTTACAGGCATCGCTTCCTTCTCTATCCCGCAATACGGGATGGCGATTGCCCTGCGCATATTACGATTTCCGTTAATGATAAGCGCGGCTGTGCTTGGAGGCTTCGGCATGATGATCTGCATCCTGTTTATGCTGCTTCACCTATGCAAGCTTCGTTCGCTTGGCCAGCCTTATCTGGCGGGTCTTGGGCCATTCCGAGTTCAGGATCTTCGTGACATTGTGATGCGTGTACCGCTCAAAAAGCTGCTCCGTTCACCCCGAAGCCTGCATAAACGATGA
- a CDS encoding Ger(x)C family spore germination protein, with protein sequence MVYKATIVILFMSFILTGCWSKYELTERAFVMGVALDLREDGRIEMLTQMYRPTSSEIGKSTATISESSVNIKTADDTVMEAIRDIPIHLGRLGQWSHMRVIIVGEKLARSMNLLEGLDFFYRDHEPRASVSIMISKGKAAKLFEKSPLIEQTTAQQLLRSEVASYMNAAKTVDTSLLDLVRDMKSAHPDTAIAYVYEDTRTSHMFSAAGMALIKDGRMTGVLPSSRVEGYLMLTQKYQSGAIEIRCPGRNRAEESVEVLTLDTNVKPHIQGEQIEVKVKIDAEISINELKCTKIASKEDERAFNRKVEKEISRQVKEAIQTLQEQKIDAIGIGKWIYRHHPKEWERLKPNWDERFAAIPFKIETKMKLVTNGTITSKKLSK encoded by the coding sequence ATGGTCTACAAGGCAACAATCGTTATTCTGTTCATGTCTTTCATCCTGACGGGCTGCTGGAGCAAATATGAGCTTACGGAACGGGCCTTCGTTATGGGAGTGGCTCTGGATTTGCGGGAGGACGGCCGAATTGAAATGCTGACGCAAATGTATCGTCCAACCTCCTCGGAAATCGGAAAATCGACAGCTACGATTTCAGAATCCAGTGTGAATATCAAGACGGCGGACGACACCGTCATGGAAGCGATTCGCGATATTCCGATTCATCTGGGCCGGCTTGGGCAATGGAGCCATATGCGCGTCATTATTGTAGGGGAGAAGCTGGCGCGTTCGATGAATTTGCTGGAGGGGCTCGATTTTTTTTACAGGGATCATGAACCGAGGGCCAGTGTTTCCATTATGATCTCGAAGGGCAAGGCGGCCAAACTGTTCGAGAAAAGTCCTCTGATTGAGCAGACGACGGCACAGCAGCTGCTGCGTTCGGAGGTAGCCTCTTATATGAATGCCGCCAAAACGGTGGACACCAGCCTGCTTGACTTAGTTCGCGATATGAAGAGCGCCCACCCGGATACTGCAATCGCATATGTGTATGAGGATACACGAACCTCCCATATGTTTTCTGCAGCTGGAATGGCGCTGATTAAGGACGGCAGGATGACAGGCGTGCTTCCATCGAGCAGGGTCGAGGGATATCTGATGCTCACACAGAAATATCAGTCTGGCGCCATCGAGATTCGATGTCCGGGACGGAATCGAGCGGAAGAGTCGGTAGAAGTGCTGACTCTGGATACCAACGTTAAGCCGCATATTCAAGGGGAGCAGATTGAAGTGAAGGTAAAAATCGATGCCGAAATATCTATTAATGAGCTGAAATGCACGAAGATCGCCAGCAAGGAAGATGAGCGCGCGTTTAATCGCAAGGTCGAGAAGGAGATCTCTCGACAGGTGAAGGAAGCGATCCAGACGCTGCAGGAGCAGAAGATCGACGCCATTGGCATTGGCAAATGGATATACCGCCATCATCCAAAGGAATGGGAGCGGCTCAAGCCCAATTGGGACGAGAGGTTTGCGGCCATTCCCTTCAAGATCGAGACCAAAATGAAGCTGGTGACGAACGGCACCATTACCAGCAAGAAGCTGTCCAAATAA
- a CDS encoding sugar phosphate isomerase/epimerase family protein — protein sequence MKLGISTYSLHKAFSSGELSIIEVIDYIASIGAEHAEIVPLGFSLTDNPELVQDIRQAAGRGGIELSNYAIGANFAGLSDEAFENEIARVKREVDVCAALGISRMRHDVASPKDISIGSFLAELPRLAQACREIAEHAQSRGITTSVENHGYFIQHSDRVQALVQAVGRDNFRTTLDVGNFLCADENPVTAVRNNIGLASMVHVKDFYIRPSKRYPGEGWFKSSGGNYLRGAIVGQGDIDMPEVLRIVKDSGYDGYISIEFEGMEECKAGTRMGFDYVKGLWAAL from the coding sequence ATGAAGCTGGGCATCAGCACGTACAGCCTGCACAAGGCGTTCTCCTCCGGCGAGCTGTCCATCATCGAGGTCATCGATTATATTGCCAGTATCGGAGCGGAGCATGCGGAGATTGTACCGCTTGGGTTCTCGTTGACGGACAATCCGGAGCTGGTTCAGGATATTCGTCAAGCGGCGGGGCGCGGAGGCATCGAGCTGTCCAATTACGCGATTGGCGCGAATTTCGCCGGCTTGTCGGATGAAGCGTTCGAGAACGAGATTGCACGCGTGAAACGGGAGGTCGATGTCTGTGCTGCACTCGGCATCTCTCGCATGCGGCATGATGTAGCCTCACCCAAGGACATCTCTATCGGCAGCTTCCTGGCGGAGCTGCCGCGACTGGCACAGGCCTGCCGCGAAATCGCGGAGCACGCGCAGAGCCGCGGCATTACAACCAGCGTGGAGAATCACGGCTATTTCATACAGCATAGCGACCGGGTGCAGGCGCTTGTCCAAGCGGTTGGACGGGATAACTTCCGCACGACCCTTGACGTTGGCAACTTCCTGTGCGCGGACGAGAATCCCGTTACCGCCGTCCGCAATAACATTGGGCTGGCATCCATGGTTCACGTGAAGGACTTCTATATCCGGCCTTCCAAGCGGTATCCGGGCGAAGGCTGGTTCAAGTCCTCCGGCGGCAATTATCTGCGCGGAGCGATCGTCGGCCAAGGCGATATCGACATGCCGGAGGTGCTCCGCATCGTCAAGGACAGCGGCTACGACGGCTATATCTCTATCGAGTTCGAAGGCATGGAAGAATGCAAGGCCGGTACAAGGATGGGGTTTGACTACGTCAAGGGATTATGGGCCGCATTATAA